TGGTACAATATTACTCATCAAGGTAAAGAACTTTTGAAAAATGCAGTATATGGTCTCTCTGAAATCTATAGAGAAAAAATTAAAACCTCAAACTTAATTGCAAATCCTGGCTGTTATCCTACAGCTTCTTCACTTGCACTTATTCCTCTTTTAAAGCATAAACTTATAGATACAAATTCTATAATAATTGATGCAAAATCTGGAGTCTCCGGTGCAGGTAGAAAAGCTTCCACTAATAATTTATTCATTGAGTGTAATGATAGTATTAAAGCTTATGGAGATGCACACCATAGACATACACCTGAAATAGAACAAACCCTTAGCTGTGAAGCTAACGAAAATATACTTTTAACCTTTACTCCTCATTTAGTACCTATGAACAGGGGAATACTTTGTGCATGTTATAGTAATTTAAAGAAAAAAATAAAATTAGAAGAAATTTATAGTATTTATAAAGAGTTTTATAACAATGAACTTTTTATAAGAATAATTGATAAACTTCCAGAAACAAGGTGGGTAAAAAACTCTAATTATTGTGATATAGGAATTAGAATAGACCAAAGAACTAATAAAATAATAGTTTTTTCTGCTATTGATAATTTAATGAAGGGTGCTGCCAGCCAAGCTGTTCAAAATATGAATATAATGTATGGTCTACCTGAACAAACTGGAATAAATTTAACCCCTATGTTTCCTTAATATCTTATGAAAGAAGGCTATGTTATGAACACAATAAATGTATTAAAAAATAAAAGTATTGAAAGTATACCTTACTTTAAAGTAGTAGGGATTTCCTCAGGCGTTAAGAAAAATAACAAAGAAGATTTATGCTTAATTTATAGTGAAAAACCTTGCATCGCTGCTGGAACCTTTACTACAAATAAAGTTAAGGCTGCACCTGTTCTTTTGGATTTAAAACATATAAAATCAGAAAATATATATGCTATAGTTGCAAATAGTGGAAATGCAAATGCTTGTACTGGAGATGATGGCTATGAAAAAGCCTATATGATGGCAGAATGTACTGCAAAACACTTAAACATAAAGCCAGAAGAGGTTTTAGTTGCTTCTACCGGTGTAATAGGTGTTCCTCTTCCTATTGATAAAGTTATCTTTGGAATAGATAAAGCTTTTTCCAAAAAAGAAAGCAATGCTGAAGCTGCTATTAAGGCTATAATGACCACTGATACAGTACAAAAAACAATATGTATTGAGTTAATGCTTAACGGGAAAAGTGTTAAAATCGCAGCTATTGCAAAGGGTTCAGGAATGATTCATCCAAACATGGCAACAATGCTAAGCTTTATATTAACAGATGCAAATATTACAAAGGATATGTTAAATAAAGCTTTAAAAGATAGTGTTAAGGATTCTTATAACATGATTTCTGTAGATAGAGATACCAGCACTAACGATATGGCTTTAGTTCTTGCAAACGGATCTGCCAATAACACACTTATCTCTGAAGAAAATTCCGATTATGAAATATTTAAAAAGGCTCTACACTATGTAAATGTAGAAATCTCAAAAATGATGGCAAGTGATGGGGAAGGTGCCACAAAATTAGTTGAAGCAAAAGTTTTTAATGCTCCTTCCTCAAAAACTGCTAAGATAGCTGCAAAATCAGTAATAACTTCAAGCCTTGTAAAAGCTGCGATGTTTGGCAGTGATGCTAACTGGGGTCGAATTATTTGTGCTCTAGGCTACAGCGGGGCTGATATTGATCCTTCTAAAGTAGATATTTCCTTCTCCAATGCTGATTCAAAGGTTGAAACCTGTTTAAAGGGTGCAGGGTTAAATTTTGACGAAGAGGCTGCTAAAAAAATATTAGATGGTGAGCATGTAGTAATAGAGGTTGATTTAAATGATGGTGAGTTTAATGCCACTGCTTGGGGCTGTGATTTAACATACGATTATGTAAAAATTAACGGAAGTTATAGATCTTAGTTTTAGATAAAAATTAAAAGGAGTAGTTAATTTGTAAACTACTTCTTTTAAAATATTCATACTATTTAAAATAAATTAATATTATTTAATCCCTTCATATTGTATTATCCTATGTGTATTTGGTAAATAGTAAAATTTAAATTTTCTATAATACTCCATATCTTTGTAATCCACAACACCTTCTAACTCAAAATTGTTAATATATATAATATCATAACATCTTTCCTCGATTCTATCAGATATACTACCCACCTCAACTTTATAATTTTTCATTATAAACGCAGGTATATCTTTGCAATAACTAACTGCATCAGGAATTATAAACATCTCAATTACCAACAAAATAACAGTTGCAATTACATTAATTATTATATTTACCTTTTTAGAAAATCTATTCTTAACTATATTGAAATCTCTCCATCCGATAAATATTGCATATAATATCACAACTATAAATAGCACTTCAAAAATTAAGATCATCCAATATCCAACTTTATTGATCAGCATATTTCTCTCCACAATTATCTTCCTTCTTTTTAAATACTCTAATAAATACGAATATTAAAATTATACCTAATACAACTCCTATTATCCCCTCTCCATTAATAAGTAACAACTTACCACTCATAATTCCATGCTCATTCTTATATATGTCACCTAAGACCATAACATTTATAGAATTCCATACTGCATGAAGGATTACTGGCAGAAGTACATTACCTGATAAATAAAAAGAATAAGCTTCTGGAAAACTAAAGGCAAATGCTGCTAACCCCTGCACTAAACAAAGTAAAAATGGATTTGATATTCCTGAATATTTTGCTAGTAAAAATACTATTGGTACATGATAAAGCGCCCATACAACTCCAACTATTATAACTGATTTTGTCGTTCCAAATTCAAATGTTGAT
The Clostridium felsineum DSM 794 DNA segment above includes these coding regions:
- the argJ gene encoding bifunctional glutamate N-acetyltransferase/amino-acid acetyltransferase ArgJ; translated protein: MNTINVLKNKSIESIPYFKVVGISSGVKKNNKEDLCLIYSEKPCIAAGTFTTNKVKAAPVLLDLKHIKSENIYAIVANSGNANACTGDDGYEKAYMMAECTAKHLNIKPEEVLVASTGVIGVPLPIDKVIFGIDKAFSKKESNAEAAIKAIMTTDTVQKTICIELMLNGKSVKIAAIAKGSGMIHPNMATMLSFILTDANITKDMLNKALKDSVKDSYNMISVDRDTSTNDMALVLANGSANNTLISEENSDYEIFKKALHYVNVEISKMMASDGEGATKLVEAKVFNAPSSKTAKIAAKSVITSSLVKAAMFGSDANWGRIICALGYSGADIDPSKVDISFSNADSKVETCLKGAGLNFDEEAAKKILDGEHVVIEVDLNDGEFNATAWGCDLTYDYVKINGSYRS
- the argC gene encoding N-acetyl-gamma-glutamyl-phosphate reductase, with the protein product MIRVGIIGATGYAGEVLTWLLNNHPNVNLVFLASHSYGNSPFSSTYGNFTNIIEDLCIDTVKVYDNLDNIDILFTALPSGKTFSIVKKALENGVKVIDLGADYRLKSYETYEEWYNITHQGKELLKNAVYGLSEIYREKIKTSNLIANPGCYPTASSLALIPLLKHKLIDTNSIIIDAKSGVSGAGRKASTNNLFIECNDSIKAYGDAHHRHTPEIEQTLSCEANENILLTFTPHLVPMNRGILCACYSNLKKKIKLEEIYSIYKEFYNNELFIRIIDKLPETRWVKNSNYCDIGIRIDQRTNKIIVFSAIDNLMKGAASQAVQNMNIMYGLPEQTGINLTPMFP